From a single Nicotiana tomentosiformis chromosome 2, ASM39032v3, whole genome shotgun sequence genomic region:
- the LOC104116446 gene encoding uncharacterized protein: MKDDESIQDMHTRFTSIINELNSLGEIIPRNKIVRKVLSILPTSWESKVNAIIEAKDLQTLTMDELVGNLKTYEMKRKEDSERRESKKEKKLVLKAENNDSSKENNMTYLTRRFQKMVRRNGGIPKRGSFSKPKNYDLCHKCGKPGHFIKDCHLLKQEHFEHNSDKAAKRNPVPEKFFKRKNVADNVEKQALAAWGDSSSESEEENDAGDGSMMAVENEANEYDSIFALMAQSDDDEDDDNDEVNFREVQRNLKSYSPKKFMSLANVLIDAYHSLVSDKDTLTRELGDAEHTRDDLVVYGVDLKETIENLKNKKEVLIENIASVEHERDDLMVVVVNLKETTENFSKEKNALVEKVAITEQERDDLLVVIVDLEEIIEGLKVECRPGNSEKGKEVASEAHIKLENELNNVKTSLCVELEKNRQLQAELEKVKKDLEKSLKWTWSSDAITAMYFNNGGNRQEIRFQREKVPYNPHSKYVTVHDNWLCTYCGNISRKIAKPESSLFRKTKFLLKK; this comes from the coding sequence ATGAAAGATGATGAATCCATTCAAGACATGCATACTCGATTCACTTCCATTATAAATGAGCTAAACTCTCTTGGAGAAATCATTCCTAGGAACAAGATCGTGAGGAAAGTTCTTAGCATTTTACCCACCTCCTGGGAAAGTAAGGTGAATGCTATCATTGAAGCCAAGGATCTGCAGACATTGACTATGGACGAGCTAGTTGGGAATCTGAAAACCTACGAGATGAAGAGAAAGGAGGACAGTGAAAGAAGAGAatcaaagaaggagaagaagctgGTTCTCAAAGCTGAAAACAATGATTCGAGTAAGGAGAATAACATGACATACCTTACCAGAAGGTTTCAGAAAATGGTTCGAAGAAATGGAGGTATACCAAAGAGAGGCAGTTTCAGCAAACCAAAGAATTATGACCTATGTCATAAGTGTGGAAAGCCAGGGCATTTCATCAAGGACTGTCATCTTCTGAAGCAAGAGCATTTCGAGCACAACTCTGATAAAGcagccaagaggaacccggttcctgaaAAATTCTTCAAAAGGAAAAACGTAGCTGACAATGTTGAGAAGCAAGCTCTTGCAGCATGGGGAGACTCCTCCAGTGAatcagaagaagaaaatgatgcagGTGATGGTTCCATGATGGCAGTTGAAAATGAAGCAAATGAATATGACTCAATATTTGCTTTGATGGCTCAGTCAGacgatgatgaagatgatgacaatgatgaggTAAACTTTAGGGAAGTTCAGAGGAATCTGAAATCTTACTCTCCCAAGAAATTCATGTCATTAGCTAATGTCTTGATTGATGCATATCATAGTCTTGTGAGTGATAAGGATACCTTGACCAGAGAGTTAGGAGATGCTGAGCATACTAGAGATGACTTGGTGGTTTATGGAGTTGACCTGAAAGAAACTATAGAAAATCTAAAAAATAAGAAGGAGGTTCTAATAGAAAACATTGCTAGTGTAGAACATGAAAGAGATGATTTAATGGTAGTTGTAGTTAACTTGAAAGAAACCACAGAGAACTTTAGTAAAGAAAAGAATGCCTTAGTGGAGAAAGTTGCCATTACTGAGCAAGAAAGAGATGATCTCTTAGTGGTAATCGTAGACCTAGAGGAAATAATTGAGGGTCTTAAAGTAGAATGTAGGCCTGGAAATTCTGAAAAAGGGAAGGAAGTAGCTAGTGAGGCACATATTAAACTTGAAAATGAGTTGAATAATGTGAAAACTAGTCTGTGTGTTGAGCTTGAGAAAAATAGGCAGCTTCAAGCAGAATTGGAGAAAGTAAAAAAAGATCTTGAGAAATCTcttaagtggacctggtcctcagATGCTATTACTGCCATGTATTTTAATAATGGTGGAAACAGGCAGGAAATAAGGTTCCAAAGGGAGAAAGTTCCCTATaaccctcatagcaagtacgTCACTGTACATGATAACTGGTTGTGTACCTACTGTGGGAACATTTCAAGGAAAATTGCCAAGCCAGAGTCCAGTCTGTTcagaaaaacaaagtttttgCTGAAAAAGTAA